A genomic window from Streptomyces broussonetiae includes:
- a CDS encoding response regulator transcription factor: MTSGVGTIRVLIADDQQMVRQGFTVLLNTQPDIEVVGQAVDGRDAIARTAELAPDVVLMDIRMPEMGGLEATRRITVEHPAVKVLVLTTFDLDEYVYEALRAGASGFLLKDASADKLAEAVRVVAAGDALLAPGITRRLIAEFSRLDGGGGQTPLKQRVGDLTERETEVLALIAQGLSNAEIAERLVVAEQTVKTHVSRILVKLGLRDRTQAAIFAFDSGLVRPGGGR; encoded by the coding sequence ATGACGAGCGGTGTCGGCACCATCCGCGTACTCATCGCCGACGACCAGCAAATGGTCCGGCAGGGTTTCACCGTGCTGCTCAACACCCAGCCCGACATCGAGGTGGTCGGACAGGCGGTGGACGGGCGGGACGCGATCGCCCGGACCGCCGAACTGGCCCCGGACGTGGTGCTGATGGACATCCGGATGCCCGAGATGGGCGGCCTGGAGGCGACCCGGCGGATCACGGTCGAGCATCCCGCCGTCAAGGTGCTCGTGCTGACCACGTTCGACCTGGACGAGTACGTGTACGAGGCGCTGCGGGCCGGGGCCTCCGGATTTCTGCTCAAGGACGCCTCCGCGGACAAGCTGGCCGAGGCGGTGCGGGTGGTGGCCGCGGGCGACGCGCTGCTCGCGCCCGGCATCACCCGGCGGCTCATCGCCGAGTTCTCCCGGCTGGACGGCGGAGGCGGCCAGACCCCGCTCAAGCAGCGCGTCGGCGATCTCACGGAGCGGGAGACGGAGGTGCTGGCGCTGATCGCGCAGGGCCTGTCCAACGCGGAGATCGCCGAGCGGCTGGTCGTGGCCGAACAGACCGTGAAGACACATGTGAGCCGGATCCTGGTGAAGCTGGGGCTCAGGGACCGCACCCAGGCGGCGATCTTCGCCTTCGATTCCGGCCTGGTCCGCCCGGGAGGCGGCCGCTGA
- a CDS encoding histidine kinase, which produces MTETTHTQTTPPGRADRPRSPEFRLAAGALRGLRQDLFQDAFAYDPLPRTADAGPITRRLPGRAREYAAWSPHLLVAVGAAVAMFAAVTHPQAPPVALLCGLLAAVPVLLTLVRPVGAFWMSLAAAVVTSVIDRAEGGWPWMPGSFISHLLVLTIVAIRTRPRTAAWMWALTALFGFFSGTVFSRGAYDSNTAPMLFLSALILLIVTVWHIRREARQEMSAQQTATANERSRRTLLEERTTIARELHDVVAHHMSVVAIQAEAAPYRVENPPPELEKAFVTIRENAVAALTELRRVLGVVRAEDYEAPDAPQPTLADLDALLANVREAGLTVDKTVTGAVRELPQGVELSAYRMVQEALSNSLRHAPGAGARVEIGYVLGGLGLRIVNGPPPAPHLIKPSPGAGHGITGMRERVSMLNGEMTAAPTDDGGYEVSVFLPVPAAASEGDV; this is translated from the coding sequence GTGACCGAGACGACGCACACGCAGACGACACCGCCGGGCCGGGCCGACCGGCCGCGCAGCCCGGAGTTCCGGCTTGCCGCGGGCGCCCTGCGGGGGCTGCGGCAGGACCTGTTCCAGGACGCCTTCGCCTACGACCCGCTGCCCCGCACGGCCGATGCGGGACCGATCACCCGGCGGCTGCCGGGCCGGGCGCGGGAGTACGCGGCCTGGTCCCCGCACCTGCTGGTGGCCGTCGGCGCTGCGGTGGCCATGTTCGCCGCCGTGACGCACCCGCAGGCGCCCCCGGTGGCGCTGCTGTGCGGGCTGCTCGCGGCGGTTCCGGTTCTGCTGACGCTGGTGCGTCCGGTGGGCGCGTTCTGGATGTCGCTGGCGGCCGCGGTCGTCACGTCCGTGATCGACCGCGCCGAGGGCGGCTGGCCGTGGATGCCGGGCAGCTTCATCTCCCACCTGCTGGTCCTCACGATCGTCGCGATACGCACCCGCCCGCGCACGGCGGCCTGGATGTGGGCGCTGACCGCGTTGTTCGGCTTCTTCTCCGGGACGGTCTTCAGCCGGGGGGCCTACGACTCCAACACCGCCCCCATGCTGTTCCTGTCGGCGCTGATCCTGCTGATCGTCACGGTCTGGCACATACGGCGGGAGGCCCGGCAGGAGATGTCCGCGCAGCAGACGGCGACGGCCAACGAGCGCTCGCGGCGCACGCTGCTGGAGGAGCGCACGACGATCGCCCGTGAGCTGCACGACGTGGTCGCGCATCACATGTCGGTGGTCGCCATCCAGGCGGAGGCCGCGCCGTACCGGGTGGAGAATCCGCCCCCGGAGCTGGAGAAGGCGTTCGTCACCATCCGCGAGAACGCGGTGGCGGCCCTGACCGAGCTGCGCCGGGTGCTGGGGGTCGTCCGCGCGGAGGACTACGAGGCCCCGGACGCCCCGCAGCCCACCCTCGCCGATCTGGACGCGCTGCTCGCCAATGTGCGCGAGGCCGGCCTGACGGTGGACAAGACGGTGACCGGCGCGGTCCGTGAACTCCCGCAGGGTGTCGAGCTGTCGGCGTACCGCATGGTGCAGGAGGCCCTCAGCAACAGCCTGCGGCACGCGCCGGGAGCGGGCGCCCGCGTGGAGATCGGCTACGTCCTCGGCGGCCTGGGCCTGCGGATAGTCAACGGCCCGCCGCCGGCCCCGCACCTGATCAAGCCCTCGCCCGGCGCCGGGCACGGCATCACGGGCATGCGGGAGCGGGTCTCGATGCTGAACGGCGAGATGACGGCGGCCCCGACGGACGACGGGGGCTATGAGGTGTCGGTGTTCCTGCCGGTGCCGGCCGCCG